A single region of the Salvia miltiorrhiza cultivar Shanhuang (shh) chromosome 8, IMPLAD_Smil_shh, whole genome shotgun sequence genome encodes:
- the LOC130997573 gene encoding putative E3 ubiquitin-protein ligase XBAT31 produces the protein MGQGLSCSELEDTELFNAVQNGEVDTVQALAAQDPNLLTLKTVHGRLSALHVAAANGRVEVLSVLLDRFGNPDILNRHKQTPLMLAAIHGKSSCVERLIQAGANVLLFDTLCGRTCLHYAAYYGHSDCLQLILSAGNSTPVAQSWGFSRFVNIRDGSGATPLHLASRQRRSECVHILLSSGALVCASTGGYSYPGSTPLHLAARGGSLDCVRELLARGADRLQRDSSGRIPYMVAVKHKHDACAALLNPLAPEPLTWPSPLKFISELNPDAKSLLEKALIEANKKREKAILTETPCTAQPLPDSVGIDDEFEGGDAELCCICFEQVCTIEVQNCSHEMCAHCVLALCCHSKPNSSSKIPVCPFCRSSITRLAVAKTKIDTKIELEPTTAKPRTRISVNLGEGSSSFKSLSSLSSFGRLGRSSGKVAAECNHETHKP, from the exons ATGGGGCAGGGCCTCAGCTGCAGTGAGCTCGAAGACACTGAGCTGTTCAACGCAGTTCAAAACGGAGAGGTCGACACCGTCCAAGCGCTTGCCGCCCAAGACCCAAATTTGTTGACGCTCAAAACCGTTCACGGACGCCTCTCCGCGCTCCACGTGGCAGCTGCGAACGGGCGGGTGGAG GTACTCTCTGTTCTTTTAGATCGGTTTGGGAATCCAGATATCTTGAATCGGCACAAACAG ACTCCATTGATGTTAGCTGCAATTCATGGCAAGTCCTCGTGCGTGGAAAGGCTTATTCAAGCAGGAGCTAAT GTTTTGTTGTTTGATACATTATGTGGGAGAACCTGTTTGCATTATGCAGCTTATTATGGTCACTCAGATTGCCTCCAATTGATCCTTTCCGCTGGCAATTCTACCCCTGTTGCTCAATCTTG GGGATTTTCAAGATTTGTTAATATAAGAGATGGCAGTGGTGCAACCCCGTTGCACTTAGCTTCCCGGCAAAGGCGCTCAGAATGCGTTCACATTCTATTAAGCAGCGGGGCGCTGGTTTGTGCTTCCACTGGTGGATATAG CTATCCTGGTAGCACACCTCTGCATCTGGCTGCTCGCGGAGGCTCATTGGACTGTGTTCGGGAATTGCTTGCCCGCGGTGCTGATAGACTTCAAAGAGATTCTTCTGG GAGAATACCGTATATGGTTGCTGTGAAGCACAAACATGATGCGTGTGCTGCTTTGTTGAACCCTTTGGCCCCAGAGCCTCTAACTTGGCCATCACCATTGAAGTTCATTAGTGAGCTCAATCCCGATGCAAAATCCTTGCTGGAGAAAGCCCTGATCGAAGCCaacaaaaagagagaaaaggcAATCTTGACCGAAACACCATGTACTGCTCAACCACTCCCAGATTCCGTAGGAATTGATGATGAATTTGAG GGTGGAGATGCGGAGCTATGCTGCATTTGCTTCGAGCAGGTGTGTACAATTGAGGTGCAAAACTGCAGTCATGAGATGTGTGCCCATTGTGTTCTAGCCCTCTGCTGTCACAGCAAACCTAATTCCTCTTCCAAGATTCCTGTCTGCCCCTTCTGCCGAAGCAGCATCACTCGACTAGCTGTCGCCAAGACCAAAATCGACACCAAAATCGAGTTGGAGCCTACTACTGCAAAGCCAAGAACAAGAATATCAGTTAATCTTGGTGAAGGGAGCAGCAGCTTCAAGAGTTTGTCGTCGCTGAGCTCGTTTGGGAGGTTAGGACGCAGCTCCGGGAAGGTTGCTGCAGAATGCAACCACGAGACCCATAAGCCATGA